A part of Paenibacillus sp. IHBB 10380 genomic DNA contains:
- a CDS encoding oleate hydratase: protein MEKEYGNRQVYFIGGGLGSLAGASYLVRDCNFPGENIHILEGMHILGGSNDGAGDTTNGFVCRGGRMLNEETYENTWELLSSIPSIEQEGVSVCDEILAFDHAHPTHANARLINKDGEVLDVMSMGFNTADRLALGRLMITPEEKLDNLRICDWFAETPHFFETNFWYMWQTTFAFQKWSSLFEFRRYMNRMMFEFPRIQTLEGVTRTPYNQYDSIILPIKTYLDGFGVDFSLKYTVTDLDFEEGDGITVTAIHYEQDGKSGMIQLHNGDLCIMTNGCMTDNATLGDLNTPAKMVPENPMSGNLWAKIAAKKEGLGNPAPFFGNAEETNWASFTVTCTGDKLLKMIEKYSRNKPGNGALMTFKDSNWLMSIVVAAQPHFKNQPADTTIFWGYGLYTDREGDYVKKPMRDCTGKEMLLELLHHLHMEEDMDEIMDSVVNVIPCMMPYIDAQFQPRAMSDRPKVVPDGSTNLAMISQFVEIPEDMVFTEEYSIRAARIAVYTLMGLNKKVCPVTPHMYDVRTLLKALNTSYR from the coding sequence ATGGAAAAAGAATACGGAAACAGACAAGTTTACTTTATTGGCGGCGGTCTAGGTTCACTCGCAGGTGCATCCTATCTTGTACGAGATTGTAATTTTCCAGGTGAAAACATTCATATTTTAGAAGGTATGCACATTCTCGGAGGAAGCAATGACGGTGCGGGTGATACAACCAATGGCTTCGTATGCCGCGGCGGTCGTATGTTAAATGAAGAAACCTATGAAAATACATGGGAGCTGCTATCCTCCATTCCTTCAATCGAACAAGAAGGTGTATCCGTATGCGATGAGATTCTAGCTTTTGACCATGCGCATCCCACACATGCGAATGCTCGCTTGATTAACAAAGACGGCGAGGTTCTAGATGTCATGTCCATGGGCTTTAATACGGCCGATCGATTAGCGCTTGGAAGGTTAATGATCACGCCTGAGGAGAAATTGGACAATTTGCGGATCTGCGATTGGTTTGCGGAAACGCCACATTTCTTCGAAACGAACTTCTGGTATATGTGGCAGACGACATTCGCCTTCCAAAAATGGTCCAGCTTGTTCGAATTCAGACGCTATATGAACCGTATGATGTTTGAATTTCCTCGTATTCAAACTCTTGAAGGAGTTACACGCACTCCTTATAACCAATATGATTCGATTATTTTGCCGATCAAGACGTATCTTGATGGTTTCGGCGTTGATTTCAGCTTGAAATATACAGTGACAGATCTCGATTTCGAAGAAGGCGACGGTATCACGGTAACAGCGATCCATTATGAGCAAGATGGCAAATCGGGTATGATTCAACTTCATAATGGCGATTTGTGCATCATGACCAATGGCTGTATGACCGATAATGCAACCTTAGGTGATCTGAACACACCTGCTAAAATGGTTCCCGAGAATCCGATGTCAGGCAACCTGTGGGCGAAGATCGCAGCCAAGAAAGAGGGACTTGGCAATCCAGCTCCATTCTTCGGCAATGCAGAAGAAACGAACTGGGCATCCTTCACGGTTACTTGCACAGGCGACAAGCTGTTGAAGATGATCGAGAAATATTCCCGCAACAAACCGGGTAACGGTGCTCTAATGACATTCAAAGATTCCAATTGGTTGATGTCGATTGTCGTTGCCGCACAGCCTCATTTCAAAAATCAGCCAGCAGACACTACGATATTCTGGGGATATGGACTGTACACCGATAGAGAAGGCGACTATGTCAAGAAGCCAATGCGAGATTGCACAGGCAAAGAGATGCTGCTTGAACTGCTGCACCATCTGCATATGGAAGAGGATATGGATGAAATCATGGATAGCGTCGTGAATGTTATTCCATGCATGATGCCATACATTGATGCCCAGTTCCAACCACGTGCGATGAGCGATCGTCCAAAAGTGGTGCCAGATGGCTCCACCAACCTGGCAATGATTAGTCAGTTCGTTGAGATTCCAGAGGACATGGTGTTCACTGAAGAATATTCGATTCGCGCAGCCAGAATTGCCGTTTATACCTTGATGGGATTGAATAAGAAGGTGTGCCCGGTAACACCTCACATGTATGATGTTCGCACCTTGTTGAAAGCACTGAATACCTCATACAGATAA
- a CDS encoding response regulator transcription factor has protein sequence MNYDCLIVDDETVLAETTSEYFNMFEVKSAYVTSADGCEQFLRDNETSLILLDINLGDTSGFDLCKRLRKTTQIPILFISARSSDDDILIALNIGGDDYIQKPYTLSILLAKVKAVLKRYGNNSLTETLEFGQVKIDCMLCRVRVNGADIKLKTLEYKLLCYLAKNKNRVVTKEELFHNVWGDSFTGDGTLNVHIRHLREKIEVNPNEPRYITTVWGTGYVLEDGRI, from the coding sequence ATGAACTATGATTGTTTAATTGTGGATGACGAGACTGTCCTTGCGGAGACAACGAGCGAGTACTTTAATATGTTCGAAGTCAAATCCGCTTATGTGACTAGTGCAGATGGGTGTGAACAGTTTCTACGAGACAATGAAACATCGCTGATCCTTCTGGACATCAATCTCGGCGACACGTCTGGATTCGATTTATGCAAAAGGCTACGGAAAACGACGCAGATCCCGATTCTGTTTATTAGTGCACGTTCTAGCGATGATGATATTCTCATTGCACTCAACATAGGTGGAGACGATTACATACAAAAGCCATATACGCTTAGTATATTACTTGCCAAAGTAAAGGCTGTGCTCAAAAGATATGGGAATAACAGCCTCACTGAAACCCTAGAGTTTGGCCAGGTTAAGATCGATTGTATGCTTTGCCGTGTCCGTGTGAACGGTGCGGATATCAAGCTCAAAACGTTAGAATATAAACTGCTCTGTTATTTGGCGAAAAATAAAAACAGGGTAGTCACAAAAGAAGAGCTGTTCCACAATGTGTGGGGTGATTCTTTTACAGGGGATGGAACGCTAAATGTACATATCCGCCATTTGCGCGAAAAAATTGAGGTCAATCCCAACGAGCCGAGATATATCACAACCGTATGGGGAACGGGATACGTCTTAGAGGATGGCAGGATATGA
- a CDS encoding glycoside hydrolase family 3 C-terminal domain-containing protein yields the protein MSTQKFGVPLEGFAEFSRKVAAEGAVLLKNEGHVLPIQKNQNVSIFGRTQVNYYRSGTGSGGSVHVSHTTNLLDGLRNKKNIAINEELATVYENWIEQNPFDNGGGGWAAEPWHQEEMPLTDELVSEARQKSDKAIVVIGRTAGEDQDNADESGSYQLTAEEKTMLKMVTTHFEQTAVVLNVSNIIDMSWMYDEGYVHPIPCVIYAWQGGMEGGNAIADVLVGEVTPSGKLTDTIAFSIEDYPSTQNYGNELNNVYQEDIYVGYRYFETFRRDKVQFEFGYGLSYTQFEIECEEAKLTLKEGEQSVEIGLTVKNIGTTYAGKEVVQVYYEAPQGKLGQPAKVLAAFGKTKALQPGESQRLTVCFSVHSMASYDDAGVTGHPSAYVLEEGTYRFYVGTSVKNVNEIGIEGQRGYVVETLQVVEQLQEAMAPSENFTRMKPGTRKEDGSYELTFAEVPKRKISIAERIEKYLPKTLEQTGNQGYKLRDVYDGKVSMKAFIAQLSDQDLAVIVRGEGMSSPLVTPGTASAFGGVSDSLLDYGIPVACTADGPSGIRMDSGQKATQVAIGTLLAATWNTELVEELYVMEGRELLSYNIDALLGPGLNIRRSPLNGRNFEYFSEDPLISGVFAAACTRGIMKGGSNATLKHFACNNQEKNRSKVDAVVSERALREIYLKGFEIAVKQGGANSIMTSYNPINGHWAASNYDLNTTILRKEWGFKGIVMTDWWAIMNDVVNGGPADRKYTNWMVRAQNDLYMVVMNYGAEINAWEDNTLDSLENGTLTRGELQRSAINICEFLMHAPVFSRKQVIEEAVDTFKANPSLSSEQAQTLSENAQVKPAAAGSTFVKVDLAGEYRIIVHIMSPESELAQSACNVTLNDQPMTTIQTNGTDGRWIRQKLVKIELEAGLYELKLDFVKPGLQIDWIEFKRV from the coding sequence TTGAGCACACAGAAATTCGGAGTTCCATTAGAAGGTTTTGCTGAATTCAGCAGAAAAGTAGCCGCAGAAGGTGCCGTGCTGTTGAAAAATGAAGGACATGTTCTTCCCATTCAAAAAAATCAAAACGTTTCGATTTTTGGCAGAACTCAAGTTAATTATTATCGCAGCGGAACAGGTTCGGGCGGCAGTGTCCATGTGTCACATACAACCAATTTGTTGGACGGTCTTCGGAATAAAAAGAACATCGCAATCAACGAAGAATTAGCAACTGTATATGAAAATTGGATTGAGCAAAATCCATTTGATAATGGCGGAGGCGGCTGGGCTGCAGAGCCTTGGCACCAAGAGGAAATGCCTTTAACCGATGAGTTGGTGTCAGAGGCAAGACAAAAGTCTGACAAGGCGATCGTTGTGATTGGACGTACAGCAGGAGAAGATCAGGATAACGCCGACGAGTCAGGAAGCTACCAGTTAACGGCGGAAGAAAAAACGATGCTGAAGATGGTGACGACCCATTTTGAACAAACAGCCGTTGTACTGAATGTATCGAATATTATCGATATGAGCTGGATGTACGATGAAGGTTATGTACATCCGATTCCATGTGTCATTTACGCTTGGCAAGGCGGCATGGAAGGTGGCAATGCAATTGCCGACGTGTTGGTCGGAGAGGTGACACCTAGCGGTAAACTAACCGACACCATTGCTTTTTCAATCGAGGATTATCCATCAACTCAAAATTACGGCAATGAACTTAACAATGTTTATCAGGAAGATATTTATGTGGGATACCGTTATTTCGAAACGTTTCGACGGGATAAAGTCCAGTTTGAATTCGGTTACGGGTTGTCTTATACCCAGTTCGAAATCGAGTGCGAAGAAGCCAAACTGACCCTCAAAGAGGGAGAACAATCCGTTGAAATAGGCTTAACCGTAAAAAATATCGGTACAACCTATGCAGGAAAAGAGGTCGTGCAGGTTTATTACGAAGCACCGCAAGGAAAGCTGGGGCAGCCGGCTAAAGTTCTGGCTGCATTCGGGAAGACAAAAGCCCTTCAACCGGGTGAATCGCAGCGTCTTACTGTGTGCTTCTCCGTTCATTCTATGGCTTCCTATGATGATGCCGGTGTGACAGGGCATCCTTCCGCTTATGTGCTGGAAGAAGGGACATACCGCTTTTATGTGGGAACCAGTGTTAAAAATGTGAATGAAATTGGAATTGAAGGCCAAAGAGGTTACGTTGTAGAAACTCTTCAAGTCGTGGAACAACTGCAAGAAGCAATGGCGCCATCTGAAAACTTTACGAGAATGAAGCCGGGCACCCGCAAAGAAGACGGTTCGTATGAACTGACCTTTGCAGAAGTACCGAAACGTAAGATTTCTATTGCAGAACGGATTGAAAAATATCTGCCGAAAACCTTAGAGCAAACTGGTAATCAGGGCTACAAATTAAGGGATGTGTATGATGGAAAAGTCAGCATGAAAGCCTTTATTGCCCAGCTTAGCGATCAGGATCTGGCGGTGATTGTCAGAGGAGAAGGCATGAGCAGTCCGCTTGTTACACCGGGTACGGCTTCGGCTTTCGGCGGAGTAAGCGACAGCTTGTTAGACTACGGAATTCCGGTTGCTTGTACGGCGGACGGTCCGTCCGGGATTCGGATGGACAGCGGGCAGAAAGCGACACAGGTTGCGATCGGAACCTTGCTTGCGGCTACCTGGAATACGGAACTGGTCGAAGAACTTTATGTCATGGAGGGTCGGGAATTATTAAGCTATAACATTGATGCCTTACTTGGACCTGGTTTGAATATTCGCCGAAGTCCGCTCAACGGACGCAACTTTGAGTATTTTTCGGAAGATCCGTTAATCTCTGGGGTGTTTGCCGCAGCTTGTACGCGCGGGATTATGAAAGGCGGTTCCAACGCCACGCTGAAGCATTTCGCCTGCAACAACCAAGAAAAGAATCGCAGCAAAGTCGATGCTGTCGTGTCCGAGCGCGCCCTTCGGGAAATTTATCTGAAAGGTTTTGAAATCGCGGTGAAGCAGGGCGGAGCGAATTCGATTATGACCTCCTACAATCCGATCAACGGACACTGGGCGGCTTCCAACTATGATTTGAACACCACTATTCTTCGTAAGGAGTGGGGATTTAAAGGCATCGTGATGACGGACTGGTGGGCTATTATGAACGACGTGGTTAATGGAGGCCCTGCAGATCGGAAATATACGAACTGGATGGTCCGTGCGCAAAACGATCTTTATATGGTGGTCATGAATTACGGCGCGGAAATCAATGCGTGGGAAGACAATACCCTAGATTCCCTGGAAAACGGCACCCTGACCCGAGGAGAACTGCAACGCAGCGCTATCAATATTTGCGAGTTCCTGATGCACGCGCCGGTATTCTCCAGAAAACAGGTGATTGAAGAAGCAGTAGATACTTTCAAAGCCAATCCGTCTCTTTCGTCGGAACAAGCGCAAACTTTATCCGAAAATGCACAGGTGAAACCTGCCGCAGCTGGATCGACTTTTGTGAAAGTGGATCTGGCCGGGGAGTATCGGATTATTGTGCACATCATGTCTCCGGAATCCGAACTGGCGCAAAGTGCTTGTAACGTGACGCTGAACGATCAACCGATGACGACCATTCAAACGAATGGTACAGACGGCAGATGGATCAGACAGAAGCTTGTAAAAATCGAATTGGAAGCAGGTCTTTATGAATTGAAGTTGGATTTCGTCAAACCAGGCTTGCAGATTGACTGGATCGAATTTAAACGAGTTTAA
- a CDS encoding HAMP domain-containing sensor histidine kinase — MRAKWLFLIIIAVFISGVVLAILVIETKVDPDVDIVAVNKVLKTIESHWGHIEQGDYSTIEQQFSVLDNSGNILYQTAGGLSTTINDAIRNRNTIIDVMPNDSLVGKLIIHNDSKEIVQHMKGQLVIVIFLTFSTLMVLCILYILFLNQTVFKPFKKLQYFAVNVARGNLDIPLTIDKNNPFGAFTESFDIMREELASARQSEYAANRSKKELVASLSHDIKTPVASIKAVSELMLMRATDDKVNKQLNTIYSKAEQINLLVTDMFHATLEELQELKVTITEEISGVLNGMIANVNYDDQISCDPIPDCIILTDVTRLQQVFDNILSNSYKYAGTSVTIASLVTHTHLELCIMDYGRGINRDELPLVFNKFYRGNNVAGQSGSGLGLYISKYFMQNMQGDIECHNRDDGFTVTLRIKLA; from the coding sequence ATGAGGGCAAAATGGTTATTCTTAATAATCATTGCTGTTTTTATTTCTGGCGTTGTTCTTGCTATTCTAGTGATCGAGACTAAGGTAGATCCCGACGTGGATATTGTCGCTGTGAATAAGGTGCTAAAGACGATTGAAAGCCATTGGGGTCATATCGAACAAGGAGACTACAGCACCATAGAGCAGCAATTTTCCGTTCTAGATAACAGTGGAAATATACTCTACCAAACGGCGGGGGGACTTTCCACGACAATAAATGATGCCATCAGAAACAGAAATACGATCATAGACGTGATGCCAAATGATAGTCTCGTAGGCAAGCTCATTATTCATAATGACAGTAAAGAAATTGTGCAGCATATGAAGGGACAGCTTGTGATCGTCATATTTCTGACATTTAGTACGTTAATGGTGCTGTGCATACTCTATATCCTATTTTTAAATCAGACCGTATTTAAACCGTTCAAAAAGCTGCAGTACTTTGCTGTAAATGTGGCGAGAGGGAATCTGGACATTCCTTTAACAATTGACAAGAACAACCCGTTTGGTGCTTTTACCGAAAGCTTTGACATCATGCGCGAGGAATTGGCTTCCGCGCGTCAGAGTGAATATGCTGCAAATCGCAGCAAGAAGGAGCTCGTTGCGAGCTTAAGTCATGACATCAAAACACCGGTTGCCTCTATTAAAGCAGTAAGCGAATTGATGCTGATGCGGGCTACCGACGACAAAGTGAACAAGCAGTTAAACACGATCTATTCGAAAGCAGAGCAAATCAACCTATTAGTGACCGATATGTTCCATGCGACTTTAGAAGAACTGCAAGAGTTAAAGGTAACGATTACTGAGGAAATAAGCGGTGTTCTTAATGGTATGATTGCGAACGTAAATTACGATGATCAAATTAGTTGCGATCCGATTCCGGATTGTATCATCTTAACGGATGTAACACGTCTACAACAAGTATTTGATAATATTCTGAGCAATTCCTATAAGTATGCGGGTACCTCTGTCACGATTGCTTCTCTTGTCACCCATACGCATTTGGAACTTTGTATTATGGATTATGGACGTGGCATCAATAGGGATGAATTACCTCTGGTATTCAACAAATTTTATCGAGGGAATAACGTAGCGGGACAAAGTGGATCGGGGCTTGGTTTGTATATATCCAAATATTTTATGCAGAACATGCAGGGCGATATTGAATGTCACAACAGAGATGACGGTTTTACCGTTACCCTGAGAATCAAGCTCGCCTAA
- a CDS encoding ABC transporter permease, with amino-acid sequence MKIVNLALANIKKGKSAAISLFVLIFIAGLLLNVGMTVITKINTFYDDKVEELHDAHVSIIMNSADYKQPYEDFLKTYSGVKEAETETIILMGASKFRFGDSDLNIGAALLNADAKRKFSPLKLIEKMDTISNDGIYVSYSFKASGGYKLSDTFTITYQDMDYSYRIAGFFEATTMGTNNNGMMKFLLPDAAYHQLSDKLGDTAGGTLMSSILTDSTQSTELLNDYNKQFTHPDIGKTPQYFWGTDIEMMKSVSTMTINIIAMILVAFAAVIVIVSLIVIKFRVTNSIDDGMVNIGVLKAVGYTSRQILASITLQFMLIALSAGVVGVGISYAAMPVFGGIISSLSGLLWTQSFDVSINIACILIVALLVLTVTLLSSIRIRKLHPVAALRGGIMTHSFKNNFFPLEKAKGGLHFMLACKTMITNSKQNIMIALIMVAITFASVFSIVLYYNVAVNKTAFINLVGSEKSSVVVQSKPDIDNKKLLVDIEQMDGVEKIAILDVITTTIDEQSFYTNISDDYAKLENNTVYKGRYPQYDNEIAVSGAVAKLLHKSIGDTVKVEVGDISYPFLITGLSQSINYMGQITSLTIPGVQHLIPDYTGKTINVYLKEVDNASFIRDFKVQYGDLIDDIMDVDEMLGSQSSIYISAVFAVMVMILAITTLVVTLILYLVIKTMILRRKREFGILKATGYTTLQLMTQIALSFVPIVIVGVLIGGVLGCLYTNSMLTLLLSSAGIYNVQFIVNIPLIIVLCTGIIVLAYLVSMLVARRIKRISAYGLITE; translated from the coding sequence ATGAAAATCGTTAATCTTGCCCTGGCCAACATCAAAAAAGGAAAAAGTGCCGCAATCTCTCTGTTTGTCTTGATTTTTATTGCGGGGCTACTGCTCAATGTAGGAATGACGGTTATTACCAAAATAAATACCTTCTATGATGATAAGGTTGAAGAACTGCACGATGCGCATGTGAGCATTATTATGAACAGTGCAGATTATAAACAACCTTATGAAGATTTCCTCAAGACTTATTCTGGAGTGAAAGAGGCAGAAACGGAAACGATTATTTTGATGGGTGCATCCAAGTTCCGTTTTGGGGATAGCGACTTGAATATTGGCGCTGCACTGCTCAATGCGGATGCCAAACGGAAATTTTCGCCGCTGAAACTGATTGAAAAGATGGATACTATTAGCAACGATGGTATATATGTGTCTTACAGCTTTAAAGCAAGCGGTGGCTATAAACTGAGTGACACCTTCACGATTACCTATCAGGACATGGACTACAGTTACCGTATCGCGGGATTTTTTGAGGCAACCACGATGGGTACGAACAATAATGGCATGATGAAATTCCTTTTACCGGACGCTGCCTATCATCAATTGTCCGATAAGCTGGGAGATACCGCGGGCGGCACCCTTATGTCTTCTATCCTTACGGACAGTACACAATCGACTGAGCTGCTTAACGACTACAACAAGCAATTTACGCATCCGGATATAGGGAAAACTCCCCAATACTTCTGGGGAACTGACATCGAGATGATGAAAAGCGTCAGTACGATGACGATCAATATCATCGCTATGATTCTGGTTGCATTTGCGGCGGTTATAGTGATTGTGTCCTTGATTGTCATCAAGTTCCGTGTGACAAATAGTATCGACGATGGCATGGTTAATATCGGCGTCCTCAAAGCCGTAGGTTATACTAGCAGGCAGATCCTTGCATCCATTACTTTGCAGTTTATGCTAATTGCACTTTCTGCGGGTGTCGTCGGAGTCGGGATTTCTTATGCAGCAATGCCTGTATTCGGTGGAATTATCTCTTCTTTATCAGGACTGCTGTGGACCCAGAGCTTTGACGTGTCGATTAATATTGCCTGTATTCTAATAGTTGCCCTATTGGTGCTAACGGTGACACTGCTTTCCTCCATACGCATCCGGAAACTTCACCCAGTTGCAGCGTTACGGGGAGGGATCATGACCCACAGCTTTAAAAATAATTTTTTCCCGTTGGAGAAAGCCAAGGGTGGACTCCATTTTATGCTCGCTTGCAAAACGATGATTACCAATAGTAAGCAGAACATCATGATTGCCTTAATCATGGTTGCGATTACCTTTGCATCCGTCTTCTCCATTGTGCTGTATTACAATGTTGCGGTAAATAAAACTGCGTTTATTAATCTCGTTGGTTCGGAGAAGTCTAGTGTAGTGGTTCAGTCTAAGCCCGACATAGATAACAAAAAGTTACTCGTAGATATTGAACAAATGGATGGTGTGGAAAAGATTGCTATACTAGACGTCATTACAACGACGATTGACGAACAAAGCTTTTATACGAATATATCGGATGATTACGCTAAGCTGGAAAACAATACGGTCTATAAAGGTAGATATCCGCAATACGACAACGAAATTGCCGTTTCTGGGGCGGTGGCAAAGCTGCTTCATAAAAGCATCGGGGATACAGTTAAGGTGGAAGTGGGCGATATATCCTATCCGTTTTTGATTACCGGGCTGAGCCAATCTATAAACTATATGGGGCAGATTACATCTTTAACTATACCTGGTGTACAGCATCTAATCCCCGATTATACAGGCAAGACAATAAATGTTTATCTGAAAGAGGTGGATAATGCCAGCTTTATTCGAGACTTCAAAGTACAGTACGGAGATTTGATAGATGATATAATGGATGTAGATGAGATGTTGGGTAGCCAAAGCAGTATTTATATCTCAGCCGTGTTTGCTGTCATGGTTATGATTCTTGCGATAACCACGCTGGTAGTTACTCTGATTCTCTATCTTGTCATCAAAACAATGATTCTTAGGCGTAAGAGGGAATTTGGAATTTTGAAAGCGACCGGATACACCACTCTCCAGCTTATGACTCAGATTGCGCTGAGCTTTGTTCCCATTGTTATTGTAGGGGTACTTATCGGTGGGGTGCTGGGATGTCTGTATACGAATTCTATGCTCACTTTGCTACTCTCTAGCGCTGGGATTTACAACGTGCAATTCATCGTGAATATTCCTCTGATCATCGTGCTTTGTACCGGTATTATTGTGCTGGCCTATCTCGTATCGATGCTAGTAGCACGGAGGATCAAGCGGATATCAGCTTATGGGTTGATTACAGAATAA
- a CDS encoding type 1 glutamine amidotransferase family protein, which translates to MNNTVYLYVFDTMADWEIGYLTAELNSGRYYKKGLAPSKIVTVGIEKTPVTTMGGLTILPDIKLDECSIESTDTLILPGGDTWTETIHEPILKIAQRCLKEGILVAAICGATMGLAQTGLLNSRLHTSNDLEYLKMICPTYTGEKYYKMESVVTDGKLITASGIAPLEFSVHVLKALGVFSSKTLDAWYSLNKTHESKYFYELMNSIQ; encoded by the coding sequence ATGAATAATACGGTATATCTTTATGTGTTTGACACAATGGCAGACTGGGAAATAGGTTACTTAACTGCCGAACTGAACTCGGGAAGATATTATAAAAAGGGGCTGGCCCCATCAAAAATAGTTACCGTGGGAATTGAAAAGACTCCTGTAACTACAATGGGCGGACTTACAATACTGCCTGACATCAAACTGGATGAGTGCAGCATTGAAAGCACAGATACATTGATTTTACCCGGTGGAGATACATGGACAGAAACAATTCACGAACCCATCTTAAAAATCGCCCAGAGGTGTTTAAAGGAAGGTATATTGGTTGCAGCGATTTGTGGTGCCACAATGGGACTTGCCCAGACAGGATTGCTGAATTCACGCCTGCATACAAGCAATGATCTGGAATACCTTAAAATGATCTGTCCCACTTACACGGGCGAAAAGTATTATAAAATGGAGTCTGTTGTAACTGATGGAAAACTGATCACTGCATCTGGAATAGCTCCGTTGGAATTTTCTGTACACGTCTTGAAAGCTTTGGGTGTGTTTTCTTCAAAAACATTAGATGCCTGGTATAGTCTTAATAAGACTCATGAATCCAAATATTTCTATGAGTTGATGAATTCAATCCAATGA
- a CDS encoding ABC transporter ATP-binding protein, whose amino-acid sequence MQNRLLRTEKLCKTFSSGGNQQHVLKNLDISLMEGDFTVIMGSSGSGKSTLLYALSGMDKPTLGEIHFEEKNISKLNNDQLAIFRRNNCGFVFQQVYLLDNMSVLDNALASGLLVSKNKRAIVEKAKQLLIQVGLNETAWGKFPSQLSGGEAQRAGIVRALINSPRIVFADEPTGALNSAASDSVLDVMTAVNQSGQSIVMVTHDIKTALRGNRVLYLRDGVICGDLKFDAFDVEHNPVRHEKLKAFLAEMGW is encoded by the coding sequence ATGCAAAACAGGCTATTAAGAACGGAAAAATTATGCAAAACCTTTTCCAGTGGTGGTAATCAGCAGCATGTGCTAAAAAATCTGGATATCAGCCTGATGGAGGGGGATTTCACGGTAATAATGGGCAGCTCGGGTTCGGGGAAATCCACCCTGCTCTATGCCCTTAGCGGTATGGATAAACCGACATTAGGCGAGATACACTTTGAGGAGAAGAATATCTCCAAGCTGAATAACGATCAGCTTGCGATTTTTAGAAGAAATAATTGCGGGTTTGTGTTCCAACAGGTCTATCTACTAGACAATATGAGCGTATTGGATAATGCGCTGGCGAGCGGTCTGCTGGTGAGCAAAAACAAGCGGGCTATTGTTGAAAAAGCCAAGCAGTTGCTCATCCAAGTGGGATTAAATGAAACTGCATGGGGGAAATTCCCCTCACAGCTTTCCGGTGGTGAAGCACAACGGGCAGGTATCGTACGTGCATTGATCAACAGTCCGAGAATCGTGTTCGCAGACGAGCCAACGGGTGCGCTCAACTCTGCTGCAAGCGATAGTGTGCTGGATGTTATGACCGCTGTCAACCAAAGTGGACAGAGCATTGTGATGGTCACCCATGATATTAAGACGGCTTTGCGGGGGAACAGAGTGCTTTACCTGCGTGATGGCGTGATTTGTGGAGATTTAAAGTTCGATGCTTTCGATGTGGAGCATAACCCTGTACGGCATGAGAAGCTAAAAGCATTTCTCGCTGAAATGGGGTGGTAA
- a CDS encoding TetR/AcrR family transcriptional regulator — protein sequence MSGMTKKALAASLKAMMERSSLDKITVKDLVADCGVNRQTFYYHFQDIYDLLDWIYKREALDSISNYRTYDTWQQGFLKIFHYVLDNKKFCMSTFRSMGRDHLDLFLHQTVFELLLTVIEEVSADMQVRVEDKNFIANFYTYAFIGIMLEWIRNDMTEDPWIIIDRLSILIEGDMEKAINKYVKRC from the coding sequence ATGTCCGGGATGACTAAAAAAGCTTTGGCCGCATCTCTTAAAGCAATGATGGAACGATCATCGCTAGATAAAATTACAGTTAAAGATCTTGTTGCTGACTGCGGTGTGAATCGACAGACGTTTTATTATCATTTTCAAGATATATATGATCTATTGGATTGGATCTATAAGAGAGAAGCACTGGATAGTATCTCTAATTATCGTACATACGACACTTGGCAACAGGGATTTCTGAAGATATTTCATTATGTACTGGATAACAAGAAATTCTGTATGAGCACGTTCCGATCGATGGGTCGAGATCATCTGGATCTGTTTCTCCACCAGACGGTATTCGAGTTGCTGTTGACCGTCATCGAAGAAGTCAGCGCAGATATGCAGGTGCGGGTGGAAGATAAGAACTTCATCGCGAATTTTTACACCTATGCGTTTATCGGTATTATGCTGGAGTGGATCCGAAACGACATGACTGAAGATCCATGGATTATTATTGATCGATTAAGCATTCTAATTGAAGGCGATATGGAAAAAGCAATCAACAAGTACGTAAAGAGATGCTAA